The DNA window TGAAACCTGCTCGGCTGCACACTAGAACATAGCAAAGGCCGGAAGAGACCGTCATTATACCCGCTCTTGTACACCTCGGGAATTTGTTCGCTGGATTTTGCTCCCCATTTATTTCAAGTAGGAGATGGATTTCCGTGACGGAAACAAGTCTACACAAAAAATCTAGATTCCTGAAGCGTAAACCTAATTCTGGAAAACgtcatgattttcaaaattctccacACCAAAAATACGACAGGATGCAATTCAACATGAATTGTTTCCTACGGTAAAAATGATGTTTTTGTTACGTTTAAGATTTGTGCTGTTCTAAAACAACTGGTAATTTTTAGAAGCagcagaatttttattttaacagtTTAGGGAGATAACGGCGAAAAATTTCCTGTAATAAAAATCCGGCACAAAATCCCGGCCAGAAACCAACGATCGAATTCCCAAGGTGTACAGTAGCCTTAACCAAGAGGCATTAGTGTACGCAGTAAAATAGCATACAATTTGCATTTcagatgcttcttgcagtataTTAGCATTCTTTATGTAAAACTGTTCTTAATCAGGAttcaaaaaactgtttaaaactTCTTGCCAgcagtaaaaaagcattttcatgACACATCAGTATtaatgtagccgtatatttAACCAAAAGTGAATTGTAAATATTGTGGTTTCCTACGCCATAAGGAATATCAACTAGTGAGACGATGAGCGACAACCCTGATTGCATGTCTTACCTCTTCAGCGTCAAGAATCTAAAAGCCGCGGCCCGCGAATAATGGCGGTTTGATTCTTTCTCGGCGGATGTCGCTGTGCGTGTCGACGCCAAACAGTGTTTATGTGACTTATACTAGTTAGGTTGCTGCTACACTATCTTATGTGGAAATTACACACCACACAAATATCATTTAAAACCACTTAAATGCTTAGCAGGTAGCCGTTAAGACGCCTTTTGtttgcttattggttacctgcGCGTATCAAATATGACACGTTCAAAGCtggatccaaaaaaaaaacggtGTAACCGCGGTCGGCGTCACAACCTGAACCCGCTTcgttttcaaagtcaccaaaatgCTTACGTCACTGGTTGTCAACTTTCGAAATACAACAAAAGAGTTTTTGCAGCAGCAGCAAAATCAGTACAGtggtttttcttttgatttttcctGATCGCGAAGCAATTTTTGTGCAATTGATCAGCAGAAATTCTGCTCGGGAATTCGTGCATTCCTTCTGTACATTGGCAATAAACCTGGCAGTGCTGTTTTAAGCGTTGAATTACATCCGGAAGCATACCTAGAGCTGATTGGGGgcgtttcgatttttttttttccctTCATTCTCATCTCGTTTGCTCTACACTCTGTTTTTGTTTCACTATTGTGCATCGTTAGCATCCATTATCGACGAACTTTTCGTAGAAGGTgataaaaaagaaacaaagtcgttcttgTTCAAGAACAGTGATAGCGAACAGGAAGAGCGCAACGTCTGACCGACGTCAACGACGATGGAGTACGAAAGCGTTCTGCTGGTGAAACAGGAAGTGTTTGTTTACAAAATTCCTCCGAGGCAGAGTAATCGGGGCTACCGGGCAGCGGATTGGAACCTAGGTGAACCGACCTGGACGGGACGGTTGCGAATGGTTTCGAAGGGGAAAACCTTAGCTGTCAAGCTGGAGGATAAAACCAGCGGAGCACTGTTTGCTAATTGTCCCGTCGAAGCGTACCCGGGAGTAGCCATCGAGTCTGTCTCGGACAGTTCTCGATATTTCGTGCTGAGGATACAGGATGATAACGGTTGGTGGATTGTGTTTAAGTTGCTTGTATGACGATAAATGAGTTATTTGCAGGTCGAAATGCATTCATCGGACTGGGCTTCGGCGATAGATCCGATTCGTTCGACTTGAACGTGGCATTGCAGGACCATTTCAAGTGGGTTAAAAACGAGGAACAGATTGAGAAGGAAAAGGTCGAGCCTAAGCAACAGTTGGATCTGGGTTTCAAGGAGGGAGAAACTATAAAAATCAATATGAAAATCACGGTACGAAGCGCTGCGTAGAATGAATTCGTTTGGCTTCTTGACACTTGTTTTGTTTTTCGTTGTTGTAGAAGAAAGACGGCTCGGAGACAAGTTCACGCTCGGGTGGAGCGAAGAAAGCAGGCGGATTGGGACTATTGCCTCCACCACCGGGAGGCAATAAGGTTGCGGGACCTCCGTCAGCTGCTTCGCCGTCCCATCAACCTGCGGCAGGACCCGGAGGACAGACGGAATGGGGCGAATTTACTTCTGCTGGGTAAGGTTTTTTAATCGATATGAGTTGTTCTTGTACTGTAAAATTTTGGAGAAAAATCGAATTAATCGTTATGTGAACCTTTTAAAATTATCGTTTATTTGTTTCAGTGCAAAACCCCCTACAACAGCGACAACGCCAAGCAAAACCAACGCCAACTGGGTACAGTTTTAAGAAAAGCGGTTAGAGCGGATCTACCCTTAACGTTCAGTGTTCTAGCAGAAAAGTAAATCGTCAAAACGGGCTAATTGTTATCATGCCCTcatgcatatatatatatataaaaaaaaacaccacCACTACCAGTGAAAACATGTAACCAGCTATGTTCCAACTCGAAGTTAGTTAATTGTAGCTCGAACCCTTAGATGGCAGTGGGTGGTTTCTGTTGTTCACTATTGCCGGCAGAAAGTGAATCTAATTGTTAATCGTGATTTGTCAACCGTAAATTGCAACAAAAGAATATAGTAGTACGTAACGCATTCTAAGTATGAATGTTATTCATATACACAGGCATACTTAACAGAGTAAACATCAGTAGCAAACAATGGGAAATTTTCGTTAGTCCATTGATTAttaattttatcttttttttctgatttccaacagaaatctgCATAATTATCTCAAACAGAACCCatatacataaataaatataaacgcAAAACAAGGATATGTAGGCAATAAATCACTAATTAAACTGTTGGAAAACAAGTTACATTGAGAATGCATTTTAATTTAGTTCTGCTATCAACAATAGAAAGGTTTCCTAGACTCACTAAATATATCAGAACTAGAAAGTATAATTTGAGAAGTTTAGAGCATAAAACATAAATAGACAGAATTAATAGCAAAAACAAGTATCCTAACTGTATGCAAATTTATGAAAACAACAAACTTAGTCGTAGGACACGCTTTTGAAGTACTGAAAAGAATAAACTGTAAAATCGAAAGAAGAACGTGGAAAAGCTTATATTTAATCAAAACATATAAAAAACTATGTCTATATTCCTGAGTCGCTCCACCGGCTACTGAAGCCCAGAACAGATAACGTAATTTATTTTTGGTGGACTATTTATCGGCGGGAAAAAACGAACCCTATTTGCTACCTTCTCGagttgatttttgttttatgagTTAGTATTTATTTGCGAATACCACTAGGAAGTGCAACTTCCCACTTTGTTGCtgtatgatgatgatgatgagagAATAGCGATTGCACTGTTGACACAAGAATGATGAATTccgattttctttttttctattgTATTCCTTTGTATATCTAGTTTATTTGAACATAAGTGAGAAGATCTATTATCGAAACAATAATTTTAAGACTAAGAAATATTAGAAGGTGAATAAATCGTCACGAAAtacaaaagttgacaaaaataaGCCTCCACTTCTCTAGTTTTGGTTATCACAGGCAACGAAGCACCCCGATCCCGGTCACCCAAAAGTGCCTGTCGTACAGCTTTGATGGTTGGTGATCTGGTCGGAGTTGAGGATCTTGCGTTTGGGCAACTCGCCGGCTGCGTGCAGAAGTTTTTCCTAAATTTGCCGTTGATTTACTGTTGGAAGTTGGTACAGATTCTTGGCTAATGAGGAAACCTACTCCTGTCACCTTGGCTAATCCGATGCCAATCTATACCCTGTTGTTGGATCAGAGCCGTTTGAGGATTCTGCGTCGACGGGACAGCTCCAAATTCATGAAGATCTTGCATATCGTCGTCTTGCCGATTTAGACAGGGTGAAAGCATTTCCGGATGCTTTCTCGAGAGCCCGACCAAGAGTGACAGCGGCAACTGTCCAACGGAACGGGAATATCCACGCTTCAAGGCTCACGCCTGGCTACTGGGTGGCAAGTTCGCGGCGTATCATATG is part of the Topomyia yanbarensis strain Yona2022 chromosome 1, ASM3024719v1, whole genome shotgun sequence genome and encodes:
- the LOC131688781 gene encoding NECAP-like protein CG9132, which produces MEYESVLLVKQEVFVYKIPPRQSNRGYRAADWNLGEPTWTGRLRMVSKGKTLAVKLEDKTSGALFANCPVEAYPGVAIESVSDSSRYFVLRIQDDNGRNAFIGLGFGDRSDSFDLNVALQDHFKWVKNEEQIEKEKVEPKQQLDLGFKEGETIKINMKITKKDGSETSSRSGGAKKAGGLGLLPPPPGGNKVAGPPSAASPSHQPAAGPGGQTEWGEFTSAGAKPPTTATTPSKTNANWVQF